The DNA segment TAGACGCGTCGGGGAAATGGGTGCTGCCCGGCCTTGTCGACATGCACGTTCACTTGAGAGACCCGGGATTCGAATGGAAGGAAGACATCGTGACCGGGACGAGGGCCGCTGCGGCGGGGGGGTTCACCTCGGTAGCGTGCATGGCGAACACGAAACCGGTGAACGACCACCCGGAGGTGACACGGTATATCAGGTTGAAAGGGAAGAGGGAAGGGTTTGCGGACGTATTCCCGGTGGCCGCCGTCTCGAAGGGGCTCGAGGGGAAAGAGATGTCGGACTACGCGGAACTTGCGGAAGCGGGAGCGGCGGCATTCTCTGACGACGGGAAGCCGGTCGCCGATTCCCTGCTGATGCGGCGGGCGCTGGAATACGTGAAGGCGTTCGATCTCACGATCCTTTCCCATGCGGAGGATCCGTCACTCAGCGCGGAAGGCGCGGCGCACGAAGGTTGGACGGCGCACCGGCTGGGGATTCCGGGCATTCCCGCAGCTTCGGAAGAAGTGGCCATCGCGCGGGACATCCTCCTGGCGAAGCAGACAGGCGGCAAAATCCATATCCAGCACATCAGCACGAAAGTCGGGGTTGCCCTGCTTCGCATGGCGAAGAAGTCGGGCCTTCGGGTGACCGGGGAGACCGCGCCGCACTACTTCACGCTCACCGACGCACTGCTGGAAGGGTACAACACGAACGCCAAGATGAACCCCCCGCTGCGCGGAGAAGAGGACCGGATGGCTATACTGGAAGGGTTGAACGACGGGACGATCGACGCGATCGCGACAGACCACGCCCCGCACGACGATTACGTCAAACGGTGCGAATTTATCGCGGCCGCAAACGGGATCATCGGCCTGGAAACCGCGTTGCCCCTGTCTCTCGTGCTCCTTGCGGGAGGCAAGGTAACGCCTTCGCGGCTCGTGGAGCTGCTGAGCGCGAATCCGGCGGGCATCCTGAAACTTGCCGGGAAAGGGACTCTTCGTAAAGGCGCGGATGCGGACGTCGTCGTCGTGGATCCGGAGGCGGAGTGGGAATACCGGCGGGAGGACGTTTTGTCGAAATCGAAGAACAGCCCCTTCCTGGGGTGGAAACTTAAAGGACGGGCGGTGGCTACCATACTGGGAGGACGCGTAACGCATTCGTTGTTGACGGGGGTCGCGGCCGATGCCTGAGAAGCAGGCGATCCTCGCGCTGGCCGACGGCACCGTGTTCCGGGGGGCGGCCTTCGGATTCGAGGGGGAGAGCGGAGGCGAGGTGGTCTTCAACACCGGGATGGCGGGGTACCAGGAGGTGCTCACCGATCCGTCGTACCGGGGCCAGATCGTCACCATGACATACCCGGAAATCGGAAACACAGGGATCAACCCCGAAGACGTCGAGTCGACAAGGCCGTGGGTGGAGGGGTTCATCGTACGTGAGGCGTGGCGGCTGCCGTCGAACTGGCGGCACGTGGAGACCCTGGACGGCTACCTGCGCCGGTACCATATCTGCGGAATTTCCGGAATCGATACGAGGGCGCTTACGCGGCTGCTTCGGGACGGCGGCTCGCAGATGGGGGTCATTTCCTCGGTCGATCTCGACGGGAAACGTGTCGCAAGGAAGGCGAGGGAGCTGCCTCCCATCGTGGGGCGCGACCTGGTCAAGGAGGTGACCTCGGAAGCGGAAGCCCACTGGGACACCGGTGATTGGGACCTCGAAAAAGGATACCTGCCCGCATCGGAATACCGGAACCGGGTCGGCAAGATCCCGCGTATCGTGGCGATCGATTACGGGATCAAGCAGAACATACTGCGAATGCTGGTGTCTCACGGGTTCGACGTGACGGTCGTTCCCGCGGACGCGACCGCGGAAGCGATACTGGCGAAGAAACCGGACGGCGTCTTCCTGTCGAACGGGCCGGGGGATCCGGAGGGCGTTCCATATGCCATCGAGACGGTTCGTAAAATGTTAGGCAAGATCCCCATGTTCGGCATCTGCCTGGGGCACCAGATCATGGGGCTCGCGCTCGGGGGGAAGACCTTCAAGCTCAAGTTCGGCCACCACGGCTGCAATCAGCCGGTATCGGACCTTGCGACCGGGCGGGTGGAGATCACAAGCCAGAACCACAATTTCTCCGTTGACCCCGATTCCCTCGGCGGACGCGCGAAGATCACGCACATCAACCTGAACGACCGGACGGTCGAGGGGCTATCCATCCCGTCCCTGCGGTGCTTCTCGGTCCAATACCATCCCGAGGCGTCCCCCGGGCCGCACGACTCCCGCTACCTGTTCACCCGTTTCTACCGCTTCCTCGCGGGGGAAGAAGACCTTTGAAGCGGCATCCTGGATCTTCCGGCGAGCTGAAAAGTGACGCCCGGAAAGCGTATAATCTTACGGGTACATTCCGGGCTCGGCACGCCTCGCGGGGTACCCCTCGCGGGGGACGCCTTGCCCGGCCGTCCATGGCCGGCCTACGGCTCGCGAGCTCCTTGCTCCGCCATCCCTGGCTCCCGCTTCGTCGCTCGACGCCCCCGCGAGGGGCACCCCGTCTCGGCGGCTCGCCCGGATGGATCATCAATTGGAAACACGCTATCCGCACTTCATCTGAAATAACCGTGTTATTGGGAAGGAACGTATAGTGCCAAGCGCATTGCATTCGTCCATTCAACCAAGCGGTGGGGACGTGTCCTTCCTCCATCATCGGCGGGACGAAGCGGCCGGGATGCTGCGGGAGTGTCGCCTTTGCCCGAGGTATTGCGGCGTGAACCGGCTCGAAGGGGAGACGGGGTACTGCGGCGCCGGCGGCGGAGCGAAGGTGGCCGCGGTCTCCGTGCACCACGGCGAGGAGCCGCCGATCTCCGGCACGCGGGGGTCGGGAACCGTCTTCTTCAGCCATTGCAACATGGCGTGCCTCTTCTGCCAGAATTTCCCGATCAGCCAGATGGGAGTCGGGAAGGATCTTTCCGCCGAAGATCTCGGAGACAGGCTTCTGGAACTGGAAAAGAAAGGGGTCCATAACGTCAACTTCGTCACCCCCACGCCGCATGTCCCGCAGATGATCGCGGCACTCGAGCACGCGCGCGAGAAGGGATTCGCACTTCCGGTGGTCTACAACACGAACGGATACGATTCGATGGAGACCCTCTCGCTGCTTGACGGGATCGTGGACATCTACCTGCCCGACATGAAATACGGCGAGGGGGAGTTGTCCGGGAAACTGTCCGGGACGCCCGACTACGCGGAGCACAATTCCGCGGCCATCGAAGAGATGTTCCGGCAGGTCGGGCCGTTTTCTAAGGGGAGGGACGGGATCGCCAGCCGGGGCGTTCTGGTCCGCCACCTGGTCCTCCCGGGAAAAGCCGAAGAAACCGGGAGAGTGCTCTCCTCCCTGCGCCGGAAATACGGCAGGCGCGTTCCCCTGTCGCTTATGGGGCAATATTTTCCGGCATACAGGGCGATGGGGAAGCCGGGATTCGACCGCAAGCTGCTGCCCGAGGAGTACGATAGCACCATCCTCACGGCGAAACGGATGGGGCTCACCAACGTGTACATCCAGGAGCTATAGTGCCGAAACGAACCGACATCAGGAAGATCATGCTGATCGGATCCGGGCCGATCATAATCGGGCAGGCGTGCGAGTTCGACTATTCCGGTACGCAGGCGTGCAAGGCGCTCAAGGAAGAGGGGTACGAGGTCGTCCTGGTGAACAGCAACCCGGCGACGATCATGACCGACATGGAGTTCGCCGACCGCACCTACATCGAGCCGATCACTCCTGAGATGGTGGGGAAAATCATCGAACGGGAAAGGCCGGACGCCCTCCTTCCGACGATAGGCGGGCAAACGGGGCTGAACATCGCCGTCTCGCTCCACGAGATGGGGATCCTGCAGAAATACGGCGTCGAGCTGATCGGTGCGAGCTTCGAGGCGATCCAGAAGGCGGAAGACAGGGATCTCTTCCGGAAGGCGATGGAGAAGCTGGGACTGGTCGTCCCGCGTTCCGGTTACGTGAAATCGCTGGACGAGGCGCTCGCCGCCATCCCGTCCATAGGGTATCCGGCGATCATACGGCCTTCGTTCACCCTCGGGGGGACGGGCGCCGGCATCGCCTACAACCGGGAGGAATACGAGGAATCCGTCCGCTGGGCGCTGGACGCATCGCCGAAAAAGACAGCGCTCGTCGAGCAGTCGGTGATCGGATGGAAGGAGTTCGAGCTCGAGGTGATGCGCGACCTGAAGGACAACGTCGTCATCATCTGCTCGATAGAGAACCTGGACCCGATGGGTGTGCACACCGGGGATTCCATCACGGTAGCCCCTGCGCAGACGCTGACCGACAAGGAATACCAGATAATGCGGAACGCCGCCCTTGCGATCATACGCGAGATCGGCGTGGATACCGGGGGGAGCAACATCCAGTTCGCCGTCCATCCCGACACCGGGGAGATGGTTATCATCGAGATGAATCCGCGCGTCTCCCGCTCTTCGGCGCTTGCCTCGAAGGCGACAGGGTTCCCCATCGCCAAGATCGCCGCGAAACTCGCGGTCGGGTATTCGCTCGACGAGATCCCCAACGACATCACCCGTGAGACTCCCGCGTCGTTCGAGCCGACGATCGATTACGTGGTGACGAAGATCCCGCGGTTCACGTTCGAGAAGTTCCCGCAGACACAGGACATCCTGGGGACGCAAATGAAATCGGTGGGCGAGGTGATGGCGATCGGCCGCACCTTCAAGGAGTCGCTCCAGAAGGCGCTCCGATCCCTCGAAATCGGTATTTACGGGCTGGAGGAAATCCTCCCCGCGGCGGCGACGCCTGAAGCGAGACGAAAGACCATCGACGGAAAGCTCAGGAAGCCGAATTCCCAGCGGCTGCTCTACATCGGCGAAGCCATAAGGGACGGATGGAAAATAGAGGATATCTACCGGGTCACGGGGATCGACGTCTGGTTCCTCGAAAACATAAGGCAGATCGTCGAATCGGAGGGGGAGCTGCGGGCAGGCGCGGAAGCGTACCGGGCGGTCGCCGGAAGCGGGTCGCTCTCGCGGAAAGCGGAGGAGCTTCTCCGGCGCGCGAAGGGAAACGGGTTTTCCGACCGGCGGCTGGGAAAGCTTCTGGGGATCGGTGAGGACGCGGTGCGGGGGATCCGCGGCCGAGCGGGCATTCACCCCGTGTTCAAGCGGGTCGACACCTGCGGTGGGGAATTCGAGGCCCAAACCCCATACCTTTATTCCTCCTACGACCTGGAAGACGAAGCGCGGCCCACCACGCGGCGGAAGATCGTCATCCTCGGAGGAGGCCCGAACCGGATCGGGCAGGGCATCGAATTCGACTACTGCTGCGTGCACGGCTCCTTCGCGCTCCGCGAAGAAGGCTTCGAAACGATCATGGTGAACTGCAACCCGGAAACGGTCTCCACCGACTACGATACCTCCGACCGTCTCTACTTCGAGCCTCTTACCAAGGAAGACGTGCTTGCGATCATCGAGGAGGAGAAGCCGGAAGGGATCATCGTCCAGTTCGGCGGCCAGACTCCCCTGAAGCTTGCCGTGCCGCTCGAAAAGGAAGGCGTGCGGATCCTCGGGACCTCCCCCGACAGCATAGACCGTGCGGAGGACAGGGAACGGTTCATGGACCTTCTCGACAAGCTCAAGCTGAGACAGCCTCCCAACGGAATAGCCCGCTCCACGGAGGAAGCCGTGGCGATCGCGGCGCGGATCGCCTATCCGGTTCTGCTGCGGCCGTCGTATGTCCTCGGCGGCAGGGCGATGGAGATAGTGCACGACGAGGAGGGATTGCGGAAATACCTGGCCCACGCGGTCCAGGCGTCGGAGGAACGGCCTGTTCTCATCGACAAGTTCCTCGAAGACGCGATCGAGATCGACGTCGACGCCATCTCCGACGGGGAAACCGTCGTCATAGGCGGCATCATGGAGCACATAGAAGAGGCGGGGGTCCACTCGGGCGACTCGGCCTGCTCGCTTCCGCCGCATTCCATCCCGCGGGAGACGGCACGCGAAATCGCGCGCCAGGCGAGGGAACTGGCGAAGGAGCTTCGGGTCGTGGGGCTTATGAACGTGCAGTTCGCGATCCAGAAGGGGGAAATTTTCATACTCGAAGTCAATCCGCGCGCGTCCCGGACCATTCCCTTCGTCAGCAAGGCTATCGGCGTTCCCCTGGCGAAGCTGGCGGCGAAAGTGATGGCCGGGAAAAAATTGACGGACCTGGGATTCACGGCGGACGTCACGCCGGCGCACATAAGCGTCAAGGAGGCGGTCTTCCCGTTCATCAAGTTCCCCGACGTGGACACGATCCTGGGCCCCGAGATGCGGTCCACGGGAGAGGTGATGGGGATCGACGAGAACTTCGGAAAGGCGTTCGCCAAGGCGCAGATCGCGGCGGGAATGATGCTCCCGAGGGGTGGCAGGGCGTTCGTAAGCGTAAGGAACGAGGACAAGGCGGGAGTGCTGCCGGCGGCGCGCATGCTTCACGAGGCGGGATTCAGGATCGTGGCGACGAGCGGCACGGCGGAGTTCCTATCCGCCAGCGGAGTCCCGTCGGAAACGGTGCTCAAGATCAACGAGGGGCGTCCCCACGTAGCGGACCTCATCAAGAACGGGGAGATCGACCTCGTCATAAACACCCCGCTCGGCGCCCAATCCAAGGCGGATTCCTTCTATATCCGGCGGACGGCGCTCGTATATAACATCCCGTACTTCACCACGCTATCGGCGGCGAGGGCCGTGGCTCACGCGATTTCCCACCTGATCCGCGAAGACCTCTCCGTGAAAAGCCTGCAAGAGTACCACGGACGCTGACGTGCCATGACGGACGCCCCCGCCATCCAGTTCGTCAAGGGGGTAGGCCCGAAGATCGCCGAGAAGCTGGCCGCCCGTGGAATCCGCACACCGTACGACGCCCTGCATTTTTTCCCGAAGGGATACGAGGACCGGCGGCATATCTTGCCGCTGAGGGCGCTCAAGCCCGGGATGACGGCGCCGGTTAAAGGGACCGTCGTCGGCGTGCACGGCGTGCAACGGGGATTCGCGGGACCGCGCCTCCTGGAAGTGACGATCTCCGACGGCACGGGACGTCTTTCGGCCAAGTGGTTCCATTTCCATCCGTCGCTCAAAGAAAGGTTCCGCGAGGGAGAGGTCGTGGTCCTCTGCGGCACGGTGCGCTCCTTCCAATTCCACCCCGAGATGCACCACCCGGAAATCCTGGGGACGGCGGAGGAGCACGACCCGGTTCACATCGGCCGGATAGTCCCGGTCTATCCGGAGATCGAGGGAGTGCCGCCCCGCATCCTGCGCCGTATCCAGTGGGAAGTCGTTTCGCATCACGCTTCCTCCGTGAAGGAGTATTTCCCGCGGTGGATCCTCGATGAGGCGGGCGTTCCGCCGATCCACGAATCGCTGACGACCCTCCATTTCCCCCCCCCGGCGGCCGACGCCACTGCGCTGCTTTCCTTCTCCTCCCCCGCCCAACAGCGACTCATTTTCGGAGAGCTGTTCTACATCCAGTGGTCGCTCGCCCGGCGGCGGGCGGGCATTATGAAGGAGGCGGCTACCCCCCTCCACTGGGACAAGGAGATCGTGGAGGAGATCAAGCGTCGGCTTCCTTTCGCGCTCACAGGAGCCCAGCGCAGGGTGGTGAACGAGATCCTGAAGGACATCGCGTACCCGCATCCCATGCACCGGCTGCTCCAGGGCGATGTGGGGAGCGGGAAGACAATCGTCGCATGGATCGCGGCGCTGGTGGCTTGGCGGAAAAACGCGCAGGCCGCCGTCATGGCCCCTACCGAGATCCTGGCCGAACAGCATTACAGGCGGTTCGTCGCGCTGTGCGAGGGGCTGCCGGTGCGTGTGGTCCTCCTTACGGCGGTGCTCAAGGGCAAGAAGAAAGCGGCACTGCTGCAGGAGATCCGGGAGGGGAAGGCGCACATCGTCATCGGCACGCACGCGATCATCCAGGAAGGCGTCGAGTTCGATCGGCTGGGGCTGGGCATCGTGGACGAGCAGCACCGGTTCGGCGTCCTTCAGCGGGCGGCACTGCGCGGGAAAGCGAAAACCGCGCCGCACCTCCTCGTCATGACCGCCACGCCGATCCCCCGGACACTTGCGATGACTCTCTACGGGGACCTCGACATCTCAGTGATCGACGAGATGCCCCCCGGACGGAAGGCGATCGCAACGAAGATCGTGCGCGAGGGGGAGAGAAAAGCGGCCTGGGCCAGGGTGCGGAAGGAGTTGGCAGAGGGAGGACGCGTCTACATCGTCCTGCCGCTGGTGGAGGAATCGGAGAAATTGACCTTGCGGGACGCGACGAAAACAGCGGAACGGGTCCGGGACGCCTTCCCGGAGATCGGCGTGGGACTTCTGCACGGACGGATGAAGGCGGAGGAGAAGGACTCGGTGATGCGTCGATTCCAGAACGGGGAGATCCGGATTCTCGTTTCCACCACCGTCGTCGAGGTGGGGATCGACGTTCCCGAAGCCACCGTGATGATGATCGAACACTCCGAGCGGTTCGGGCTCTCCCAGCTTCACCAGCTCCGAGGCAGGGTGGGACGGGGGACCCGGCCGTCCGTATGCCTCCTCTTCGTCGAAGGACCGCAAGGAGAGGATGCGGTCGCACGCCTCTCGGTGATGGAAAAAACGAACGACGGGTTCCGGATCGCGGAGGAGGACCTGAAGATCCGGGGACCGGGCGACTTCGCCGGCGTCCGGCAGTCCGGCATCCCCGATCTTGTCTTCTCCGATATCGTTCGTGACGCGAAGATGTTATCCCGCTCCCGGGAGATCGCGAACGACCTGCTCGTGCGCGACCCGGGCCTTGCCCAACCCGAACACGCCGCCCTTTCCCGCTGGATCGCGATGAAGGAAGCCTCCTTGCCGACAATCGGTTGAACCGTTGGCGGAACGCCGCCAAAATTGACTTAACCGCTGCAATTCATTAGAGTATCTTCTTTAATCTTTCCGGGAGAAGGCGAATGGAAGAATTCCCACGGATAAAGCGTCTGCCGCCGTACGTGTTCGCGGTGGTGACGGAGCTGAAGTCGAAAATGCGGCATGCGGGGGAGGACGTGATCGACCTCGGGATGGGAAATCCCGACCTGCCGACCCCGAAGGCCATCGTCGACAAGCTGATCGAGGCCGCGAGAAATCCCCGCAACCACCGGTACTCCCTGTCTCGCGGAATCCCGAAACTGCGGCAGGCGATCTGCAACTGGTACAAGCGTAAGTACGACGTAGAGCTCGACCCGACCACAGAGGCGATCGCGACGATCGGAGCCAAGGAAGGGCTGTCACATCTCGTCATGGCGATCATGGGGCCGGGTGACATCGCGCTGGTGCCCAACCCCACTTATCCGATCCACGCATACTCGGTGATAATCGCCGGTGCGGATGTCCGTTCCATCTCTCTCACAAGCGGCGAAGGCGACTTCCTTGACCGCGTCCAGCGCGCCATGAAAACCATCTGGCCAAAGCCCAAGGTGATGATCATCTCCTTCCCTCATAATCCGACTACCGAGGTGGTCGACCTTGCGTTCTTCAAGCGCGTCGTGGCGTACGCGAAGGAGCACGACATCCTCGTGATCCACGATCTTGCATACGCCGACCTGGTGTTCGACGGGTACAAGGCTCCCTCCATCCTCCAGGTGCCCGGCGCCAAAGACGTGGCGGTGGAGCTGTACTCGATGTCCAAGGGATATTCCATGCCGGGATGGCGGGTCGGGTTCGTGGTCGGAAACAAGCGGATGATAAATGCGCTCACGAGGCTGAAGAGCTACCTCGATTACGGCATGTTCCAGGCGATCCAGATCGCGGCGACTGTCGCGCTGAACGGCCCCCACCGGGTAGTCGACGAGGCGGTGGAAGTTTACCGGAAGCGGCGCGACTGCCTTGTGGACGGTTTCGCACGCATCGGATGGGAATTCCCCAGGCCCCAGGGGACGATGTTCGTCTGGGCGCCGGTGCCGGAAGCATACTCTTCTATCGGCTCGCTGGAATTTTCCAAGCTGCTCCTGACGAAGGCGAAGGTCGCCGTGTCCCCCGGAGTAGGGTTCGGCGAGCACGGGGAAGGGTTCGTACGGTTCGCGCTCGTGGAGAACGAGCACCGCATCAGGCAGGCGATCCGTGGCGTGAAACCCTTGCTCCAATCGCCCGTTCACGTGAAGGTCAAGACAAGATGAGCGAAGCCTTAAAGGAAATCGGCGTCGGCATCGTGGGATTCGGCACCGTCGGCACGGGGGCGGTGAAGCTTCTGCTCGAAAACGCCGAACTGCTGCGCAGGCGCGTCGGGATCCCGTTGAAGATCCGTGGAATCGCCGACCTCGATACCGTTCGCGACCGGGGATTGAAGCTGCCGGAAGGCATCCTCACCGACGACGGGTTCCGGCTTATACGGGATCCGGAAGTCCGGATAGTGGTGGAGTTGATCGGCGGCACGGGCGCCGCGAAGGACCTGGTGCTCGAAGCGCTGCGGCTCGGAAAGCCCGTAGTCACCGCGAACAAGGCGCTGCTCGCCGAGCACGGACCGGAGATCTGCCGTGCGGCCGTCGCAGGCGGGGCGGACCTCGGATTCGAGGCGAGCGTGGGGGGCGGAATCCCCATCATCAGGGCCATGCGGGAAGGGCTAGCCGCCAACCGGATCCGCGAGATCTTCGGGATCATAAACGGAACCTGCAATTACATACTCAGCCGGATGTCGAACGAAGGCAAGGAATTCGCCGATGTGCTGGCGGAGGCGCAGCGTACCGGGCTGGCGGAAGCGGACCCTTCCTTCGACGTGGACGGCATCGATTCCGCGCACAAACTGGCGATCCTCGTATGGCTGGCCACCGGCATGTACGTATCACCGAAGGAGATCTTCGTGGAGGGGATCCGCGACGTCTCGGCAGTGGACATCGCCTTCGCCCGGGAGTTCGGTTTCACGATAAAGTTGCTGGCGATCGCCAAGGAGAAGGGCGACGGGGTCGAGGTCCGCGTCCACCCGACGATGATCCCGTCGGATCACCTGCTGGCGACGGTCGCGGGCGCGAACAACGCGATATACGTGAAAGGAGACTTCGTGGGCCCCACCCTGTTCTATGGGCAAGGTGCGGGCATGAATCCCACCGCATCGGCGGTGGTGAGCGATATCGTGGAAATCGCGCGCAATCTGCGCGGGGGCGGGACGGGCAGGATCCCCCCGAGCGGTTTCTTTCTGCACGACCCGGGCGAAAAGGCGGCGGTTTCCCCCTTCTCCGGCGTGCGCTCGGAATACTACCTGCGGTTCAAGGTCGTGGACAAGCCCGGCGTCCTGTCGAAAATCGCAGGCGTGCTCGGAAACCATTCCATCAGCATCTCCTCCGTCATCCAGAAGGGACGGAAGGAAGAGAGCGCAGTGCCTATTTTCATCGTGACGCACCACGCTAAAGAAAGCGACATGCGCGCGGCGCTCGCGGAAACGGACATGCTTCCCGTCGTCCTCGACCGCACCCGCATGATCCGGATCGAAAACAACCTGTAAATCACAACGACGAGGGCAGCGAAGCGATGCACTGGGAAGGAATCATCCGGCACTTTTCAGCCTTTTTCACCAAGGTCCCCGACGACTGCGTGGTGACTTTACTGGAAGGGAATACTCCGCTCGTGCCGGCGCCGGGCCTTGCGCGCAAGGTAGCCCCCGGCACGGAGATCTTCCTGAAGTACGAGGGGCTGAATCCCACCGGCTCCTTCAAGGACCGCGGAATGACGATGGCTGTGTCGAAGGCGAAAGCCGACGGGTCCGATTCCGTGATCTGCGCATCCACCGGAAACACCTCGGCTTCCGCGGCGGCGTATGCGGCAAGGGCGAATCTGAAGGCGTTCGTCCTGATCCCGGAAGGGCGGATCGCGTTGGGGAAGTTGTCGCAGGCGATGATACACGGCGCCCGCGTCATCCAGATCCTCGGAAACTTCGACGACGCGCTGACGCTCGTGAAGGAGATCTCCGCGAAATACCCGGTGACGCTGGTCAACTCGCTGAACCCGTATCGCATCGAAGGACAGAAGAGCGCCGCCTTCGAAATCTGCGATGCGCTGGGGGACGCGCCGGACTATCACGTCCTTCCTGTGGGCAACGCGGGGAACATCACCGCCTACTGGGCGGGATACAAGGCGTACCGGGATGCGGGAA comes from the Deltaproteobacteria bacterium genome and includes:
- a CDS encoding threonine synthase, producing the protein MHWEGIIRHFSAFFTKVPDDCVVTLLEGNTPLVPAPGLARKVAPGTEIFLKYEGLNPTGSFKDRGMTMAVSKAKADGSDSVICASTGNTSASAAAYAARANLKAFVLIPEGRIALGKLSQAMIHGARVIQILGNFDDALTLVKEISAKYPVTLVNSLNPYRIEGQKSAAFEICDALGDAPDYHVLPVGNAGNITAYWAGYKAYRDAGKSRRVPRMLGWQAEGAAPIVRGRPVAKPETVATAIRIGNPASWKQAEAARDESGGLIRMVSDAEILDAYKLVAETEGVFCEPASAASIAGVIKLAQEGFFRSGDSLVCTLTGHGLKDPDNAIAQSDSPVTVPPILNEVKKVLGF
- a CDS encoding homoserine dehydrogenase; this translates as MSEALKEIGVGIVGFGTVGTGAVKLLLENAELLRRRVGIPLKIRGIADLDTVRDRGLKLPEGILTDDGFRLIRDPEVRIVVELIGGTGAAKDLVLEALRLGKPVVTANKALLAEHGPEICRAAVAGGADLGFEASVGGGIPIIRAMREGLAANRIREIFGIINGTCNYILSRMSNEGKEFADVLAEAQRTGLAEADPSFDVDGIDSAHKLAILVWLATGMYVSPKEIFVEGIRDVSAVDIAFAREFGFTIKLLAIAKEKGDGVEVRVHPTMIPSDHLLATVAGANNAIYVKGDFVGPTLFYGQGAGMNPTASAVVSDIVEIARNLRGGGTGRIPPSGFFLHDPGEKAAVSPFSGVRSEYYLRFKVVDKPGVLSKIAGVLGNHSISISSVIQKGRKEESAVPIFIVTHHAKESDMRAALAETDMLPVVLDRTRMIRIENNL